In Candidatus Methanosphaera massiliense, the following are encoded in one genomic region:
- a CDS encoding HypC/HybG/HupF family hydrogenase formation chaperone: MCIAAPAKVLEINDNVATCDFGGVKQEAKLDLVDADIGSYVLIHSGYAIEVLTEEAAKETLNTWNELLDELENE; encoded by the coding sequence ATGTGTATTGCAGCACCTGCAAAAGTATTAGAAATAAATGATAATGTAGCAACTTGTGATTTTGGTGGAGTTAAACAAGAAGCAAAACTTGACTTAGTTGATGCAGATATAGGAAGCTATGTTCTTATACACTCTGGTTATGCTATAGAAGTATTAACCGAAGAAGCAGCTAAAGAAACATTAAACACCTGGAATGAATTACTTGATGAATTAGAAAATGAATAA
- a CDS encoding YhgE/Pip domain-containing protein, which produces MIDNIKKIIKDDSEAMFKNPIVVIVLIALIILPSLYSVINVYACWDPYGDTDNIDFIIVNNDNPVTVNGTTYSYGTQVIQSLQENNNFNWVYKDEDDARDMVKNGTSYAAIIIPPDFTKDVLSVYSGNPTQAQIEYLVNDKTSPVAPKITGNAATNVNTAVSDAIIEKFNTRTYGSTTQSPVAVQQTQVSQNATTQNATTQTATAQNAATGNVTNASTSNMTTAELTQASYNQKVSEYFNSPTELTNHTYYKADSYAQQVAPFYTALASWVGCIILIALLSVKPVKDEDKYSPIEVYFGKIGLFLGMNTCQSIVTFIGLCILGIPMSSGLTVLLVMLLIGWVFMTIVYTLVSLLGNIGKAIALIILVFQISGTNGIYPIEIMSPLFQGLMPYLPMTYAILLLKDAVFGVIWPTFIRNIGFLIIFLIAALAIGIIVKEKLDKRAKYFDKKLNESRLFELRK; this is translated from the coding sequence ATGATTGATAATATTAAGAAAATTATTAAAGACGATTCTGAGGCAATGTTTAAGAATCCAATAGTAGTTATTGTATTAATTGCATTAATCATTCTTCCATCACTATATTCCGTTATAAATGTTTATGCTTGTTGGGATCCATATGGTGATACAGATAATATAGATTTTATTATTGTAAATAATGATAATCCTGTAACCGTCAATGGTACAACCTATTCTTATGGTACTCAGGTAATACAAAGCCTACAAGAAAATAACAATTTTAATTGGGTGTATAAAGATGAAGATGATGCAAGGGATATGGTAAAAAATGGAACGAGTTACGCCGCCATAATAATACCTCCTGATTTCACAAAAGATGTGTTATCAGTGTATTCCGGTAATCCAACACAGGCTCAAATTGAATACTTAGTTAATGATAAAACTAGTCCAGTAGCACCTAAAATCACAGGTAATGCTGCTACTAATGTTAATACAGCAGTCAGTGATGCTATAATTGAAAAATTTAACACTAGAACTTATGGATCAACTACTCAATCCCCAGTAGCAGTTCAACAAACTCAAGTATCACAAAATGCTACAACACAAAACGCAACAACACAAACTGCTACAGCTCAAAATGCTGCAACAGGAAATGTTACTAATGCTAGTACATCTAATATGACTACTGCAGAATTAACTCAGGCAAGTTATAATCAAAAAGTATCAGAATACTTCAATTCACCTACCGAATTAACTAATCATACATATTACAAAGCAGATAGTTATGCTCAACAAGTAGCACCATTCTATACTGCATTAGCTTCATGGGTAGGTTGTATTATATTAATAGCATTATTAAGTGTTAAACCAGTGAAAGATGAAGATAAATATTCACCTATAGAAGTTTACTTCGGTAAAATTGGTTTATTCTTAGGAATGAATACTTGTCAATCTATTGTAACATTTATTGGTTTATGTATTCTTGGAATACCTATGAGTAGTGGATTAACTGTATTGCTTGTTATGTTACTAATTGGATGGGTTTTCATGACAATAGTATACACGTTAGTATCCTTACTGGGTAATATAGGTAAAGCAATAGCTTTAATTATATTAGTATTCCAAATATCCGGAACTAATGGTATTTATCCTATTGAAATCATGTCACCATTATTCCAAGGATTAATGCCATATCTACCAATGACATATGCAATATTACTATTAAAAGATGCAGTATTCGGCGTAATTTGGCCAACATTCATAAGAAATATTGGATTCCTTATAATATTCCTAATCGCTGCTTTAGCTATTGGTATTATTGTCAAAGAAAAACTTGATAAAAGAGCTAAATACTTTGATAAAAAACTTAATGAAAGTAGATTATTTGAATTACGTAAGTAA
- a CDS encoding amino acid-binding protein, with the protein MEKFEKYPSQQKVVKKLLELGLRIDTNNKIYCKDVEINISSLAKSLNTDRRVITSTIKNILKDEELKKIFMNIYPSGPVLTNISNVLGLGVIEIEGLGQKAGILYKIAKILAEENISIRQAYASDPEIDPIPHITIITDKQLEGDLIQLLLKIDGVSKVSLY; encoded by the coding sequence ATGGAAAAATTTGAAAAATATCCATCACAACAAAAAGTAGTAAAAAAATTACTAGAATTAGGACTGAGAATTGATACGAATAACAAAATCTACTGTAAAGATGTAGAAATAAACATATCCTCCCTAGCAAAATCATTGAACACAGACCGAAGAGTAATCACCTCAACAATTAAAAATATATTAAAAGATGAAGAATTAAAAAAAATATTCATGAACATATATCCTTCAGGACCAGTATTAACAAACATATCTAATGTACTAGGCTTAGGAGTAATAGAAATAGAAGGACTAGGACAAAAAGCAGGAATATTATATAAGATTGCAAAAATACTAGCAGAAGAAAATATAAGTATAAGGCAGGCATATGCAAGTGACCCAGAAATAGATCCAATACCTCACATAACAATAATTACAGATAAACAATTAGAAGGAGATTTAATTCAATTATTATTAAAAATAGATGGTGTGTCAAAAGTTTCATTATATTAA
- a CDS encoding anthranilate synthase component I family protein gives MNVFGNLKKLIKKPTTKKIDIDNPFKLFKNLYYNYNDAFLLESMESDNGLARYSIVGFNPVAKIKAHDHHVTITTDTETIEYEAENPLLDLKSLINNDYEQEGFRGGLMGYVSYESIKYFEDVPTHKSIYPDFEFGLFLDCVVYDNIHETCEYTTLNEDRTELIKKIYQEEHTNGILEYKIIKEDFEEDEYKDAVQETKGLITDGEIFQAVISNSENLVLKGSKLPLYEHLRKINPSPYMYHIKLGEREIIGSSPEMLMRLEKGIIESYPIAGTRPRGKTPEEDKELEESLLNDEKELAEHLMLVDLSRNDIGKISKRDSVEVEEFYGIRKFSHVQHIVSHVTGKIKNKLDAIDAFMSLFPAGTLSGAPKIRAMEIINQKEKYARGPYGGAVGYFSLNGNADFAITIRTLTTNKERAEIQAGAGIVYDSIPKSEYEECRRKRQAIVQALQESGSEVIQ, from the coding sequence GTGAATGTTTTTGGCAACTTAAAAAAATTAATTAAAAAACCAACAACTAAGAAAATAGACATAGATAATCCATTTAAATTATTTAAAAATTTATATTATAACTATAACGATGCATTTCTATTAGAATCAATGGAATCAGATAATGGACTAGCAAGATATTCAATAGTAGGATTTAACCCTGTAGCAAAAATAAAAGCACATGACCACCATGTAACCATCACTACAGACACTGAAACAATAGAATATGAAGCAGAAAATCCATTACTTGACTTAAAATCATTAATAAATAATGATTACGAACAAGAAGGATTCAGAGGCGGCTTAATGGGATATGTCTCATATGAATCCATCAAATACTTCGAAGACGTACCAACACATAAAAGTATTTATCCTGACTTCGAATTCGGATTATTCCTAGACTGTGTAGTATATGATAATATCCATGAAACATGTGAATATACAACATTAAATGAAGATAGAACAGAATTAATAAAAAAAATCTACCAAGAAGAACACACAAACGGAATATTAGAATACAAAATAATAAAAGAAGATTTCGAAGAAGATGAATATAAAGACGCAGTCCAAGAAACAAAAGGCCTAATAACTGATGGAGAAATATTCCAAGCAGTAATATCAAATTCAGAAAACCTTGTACTAAAAGGAAGTAAACTACCCTTATACGAACACTTACGAAAAATAAATCCATCACCATACATGTATCATATCAAATTAGGTGAACGAGAAATAATTGGATCAAGTCCTGAAATGTTAATGAGACTAGAAAAAGGAATAATAGAATCATACCCAATAGCAGGGACAAGACCAAGAGGAAAAACACCAGAAGAAGATAAAGAACTTGAAGAGTCATTATTAAATGATGAAAAAGAATTAGCAGAACATTTAATGCTAGTTGATTTATCACGTAATGATATAGGAAAAATAAGTAAAAGAGATTCCGTAGAAGTAGAAGAATTTTATGGAATAAGAAAATTCTCACATGTACAACATATAGTATCACATGTAACTGGAAAAATCAAAAACAAATTAGATGCAATAGATGCGTTCATGTCATTATTTCCCGCAGGAACATTAAGTGGAGCTCCAAAAATACGTGCCATGGAAATAATCAATCAAAAAGAAAAATATGCAAGAGGTCCATATGGAGGAGCTGTAGGATACTTCTCCTTAAATGGAAATGCAGACTTTGCAATAACAATAAGAACATTAACAACTAACAAAGAAAGAGCAGAGATACAGGCAGGTGCAGGAATAGTTTACGATTCTATTCCAAAATCAGAATATGAGGAATGTAGAAGAAAAAGACAAGCTATTGTACAGGCACTTCAAGAATCAGGTAGTGAGGTAATACAATGA
- a CDS encoding anthranilate synthase component II, which yields MILIIDNYDSFTYNLYQLVGKFTADIKVVRNDKITISEIKEMNPDHIIISPGPGNPMNKKDFGICGEVIKQFKKTPILGVCLGHQGIYYTYGGKISKNKPVHGKTDTIKHGDSSLFTDVPEEFEIVRYHSLICDKTDVPEDIKITSYTEDGIIMSIEHEKYPTFGIQFHPESIGSSYGDTIIKNFLEING from the coding sequence ATGATACTCATAATAGACAATTATGATTCATTCACATACAATTTATATCAACTAGTAGGAAAATTCACAGCAGATATAAAAGTAGTGAGAAATGACAAAATAACCATTTCAGAAATAAAGGAAATGAATCCGGATCATATAATAATATCTCCAGGACCTGGAAATCCTATGAATAAAAAAGATTTCGGTATATGTGGTGAAGTAATAAAACAATTTAAGAAAACTCCAATATTAGGTGTATGTCTGGGACACCAGGGAATATATTACACATATGGAGGAAAAATATCAAAAAATAAACCAGTGCATGGTAAAACAGATACTATCAAACATGGTGATTCTTCACTATTTACTGATGTACCTGAAGAATTTGAAATTGTAAGATATCACTCATTAATCTGTGACAAAACAGATGTCCCAGAGGATATTAAGATAACTAGCTACACAGAAGATGGAATAATAATGTCCATAGAACATGAAAAATATCCAACATTTGGAATACAATTCCATCCAGAATCAATAGGAAGTAGCTATGGCGATACTATAATAAAAAACTTCTTAGAAATAAATGGCTGA
- a CDS encoding indole-3-glycerol-phosphate synthase, giving the protein MNVVEEIVKNKKKTLTELKKTKSTSQIRKEAIDYVSTKNNKFRFQEILKDKNSTKLIAEYKPASPSQGDISTLKPEDVIPLYDKNNVDMISVLTEESYFKSNLNNFKKATTLTEKPILRKDFVIDKYMLYEAAANNASAALLITGVCPDIEDYLNTCYDLGLDAIVECHTLDDIEQVVDYNPKIIGVNNRNFNDLSINLETTKNLREYVPNYLISESGVKTLNDAEKLKSYGADALLIGTSLLKNNNDTEIVEFINKLDNILKS; this is encoded by the coding sequence ATGAATGTTGTAGAAGAAATAGTTAAAAACAAGAAGAAAACATTAACAGAACTAAAAAAAACTAAATCAACAAGTCAAATAAGAAAAGAAGCCATAGATTACGTGTCAACAAAAAATAATAAATTCAGATTTCAAGAAATTTTAAAAGATAAAAACTCAACAAAACTCATAGCAGAATACAAACCAGCAAGTCCATCACAGGGAGATATCAGTACACTTAAACCTGAAGATGTAATACCCCTGTATGATAAAAACAACGTAGATATGATCTCAGTGCTAACAGAGGAGTCTTATTTCAAAAGTAACCTTAACAACTTTAAGAAGGCAACAACATTAACAGAAAAGCCAATACTTAGAAAGGATTTTGTTATAGATAAATACATGTTATATGAAGCAGCTGCAAATAATGCTAGTGCAGCTTTATTAATCACAGGAGTATGTCCAGATATAGAAGATTACTTAAACACATGTTATGATTTAGGATTAGATGCCATAGTAGAATGTCATACACTAGATGACATTGAACAAGTAGTAGATTATAATCCTAAAATTATAGGTGTAAATAATAGAAACTTCAATGATTTATCAATAAATCTTGAAACAACGAAGAACTTACGAGAATATGTACCTAACTATCTGATATCAGAAAGTGGAGTAAAAACTCTAAACGATGCAGAAAAACTAAAAAGCTATGGTGCAGATGCACTGCTAATAGGTACCAGTCTTCTAAAAAATAATAATGATACGGAAATTGTGGAATTCATAAATAAATTAGATAATATATTAAAATCTTAA